The Pseudodesulfovibrio cashew genomic sequence TGACTGCAAGAGCAAGGGATACCAGCTTGTGGAAGACGGCCTGATCAAGGGCGGCTATCGCTATGTGCAACTCATCAACAGAAAGGACAAGGACTATGTCCGATACGGATTCTGATCCGCACTGGCGGAGGATGAAACGGTGGTTCCTGCTGTTTTATCTTCTCGTGGCCGTGCTGACCGGGCTGGGCATCGCCTGGCATGTTCCCAATCCCGTGCTCTGGAATTCCCTTGAGGTCACGGTGACGGCCTACAACTCCACTCCGGGGCAGACCAGCGGCAATCCGTTCGTGGCGGCCTGGGGAGACCGGCTGAAGCCCGGCATGGAGTGCGTGGCGGTCTCGCGGGACCTGATCCCCCTCGGCCTCGGCCATCGTGCCGAGGTCTATGTCGACGGCATCGGCGGGCCATACCCGGTTCTGGACAAGATGAATCGGCGGTTCAAGAAGCGGATCGATCTCTACTTCGGAGTCAACGTGAAAAAAGCACGCAAGTTCGGGGAAAGGTCCACAACCATCTATTGGCGCTAACGGCAGGCGGCCGAGAAAGGCGCGATTGCTGCGTTGCTGCGAGAAGTTCAAAGCCTCGCGTACTTCCTGTACGCGAGGCTTTGAACTTCTCTTGCGCCTTGCACTCACACCTTTCTCGGCCGCCTGCCTGGGTGGTTGTCTCTGCAGCCTTGCGGGTAATTGGGGGCGGCTACCCGGGTAGGAGGGCAGGGCGTGCTTGCGGCGTTGCCGTAAAGTGCAAGCCTTGTGTTTCGGGCTCACGTTCCTTTTTTTCGCTGTACCTCTCTCGTTTCCCTAGATCCTTACATGGGCCGGATTCGCCGACACTCAGGCCGTTCTTTCGGGAATGGCTTTTCTGACATGAAAGGGGAGCGCGTCATGCCCGCAATTGGTCGAGGGGTGCAGGTGGAAAAGTGCAAATGTGCAACCGCATTTGTGCAAGAGGAGGCACTTTGCACAAATGTTGAGCATGCAACATTTTTACTATTTCATATATAGCTATGAAATAATTGGGTAAGATGTTTTGGCACGCCCCGTGCTTATGTCTTCGCATGCACGATGCAGTTACCGTTTCTCTCATCATCCTGGTCGTCGCGTTGTTGCGACGATCCCTCCTCATTGACTCGGGCGCCGGTTCCGGCGTCCGGGCAGGAGGGGAGATTCTCGGCTTACCGGTCCCGGCTCCCGCACGGGTCCAGGCGGTACACCCCCAAGCCGCCCGGTACAGGGAGCGTCATACCCGGGACCTTTGAGCATATACCATACCTCCCTACTCAAGGAACGCGAAACTAACCTCAACCCTCCTCAACAGTTGAACCCAAACCGAAAAAGGCCATCCCCCCAGATGGCCTTTTTCCAGTTCTGGCGTCCCGAAGAAGTTGTCATCCATCTGTTCGGTGAACGGGAAAGAGTTGCGCCAAAAAAAGGACCGCTCCAGGCGGTCCTCGCAGACTTTCGACAAAGTTCAATCTGGCAGGTTGGAGAGGAATCGTCAGCCGCTAGGCGCAAAAAAAGCTCAGGGCCGAAGCGTATATGCATACGTGAGGGTCTGAGCTTTTTGAAGCAACGACGCGGATGGAGGTTGCTCCCCAAACTGAGAGGACCGCCTTCGGGCGGTCCTCTTCATGGCGCTTGCGCGCCGAAATGCGGCGGTGCGAAAAGCTATTTCTTTTCGTCCTTGACCTCACGGATGGAGGCCTTGCCCACGGTCAGGGAGCGAACGTGACGCTGGCGCACCAGTTCGACCATGCGCACGTCTTCATCGCTGTACACCACGTGTTCCTTGCCGTTGTTTTCGATCACCAGTTCGTACATGTCTCACCTCTTTTAGAGAATGCTGTCGCCCGATCCCGTTTTGGCGATCGGGGTCTCCGGGGCGTCGTCGCGGGTAGCCTTGGCGCCGAAATCGGCTGCCACGACCTTGGCCCCTGCGGCCACGCCCTCTTTGGTCATCACGATATTGCCTTCCATGACGGCCCCTTGCTCGACCACCAGCGCAGGGGTGGAGAGGGAACCGTTGAGCACGGAGGTTTTTTCCAGCACGGCGCGTTCCTTGACCGTGACCTCGCCTTCGATGCGGCCACAGGAGGTCAGCCGACCCACCCGAATCTTGCCGATGATGGAGGCCTTGCGCCCGAGGATCAGGTCGCCGTCAGTGGATATTTCGCCTTCGAACTGTCCGTCGATGCGGACCGTTCCCACGAAATCCAGTTTGCCTTTGTATTCCGTTCCCACGCCGAGAAAGGCGTTCAGTTCGGTATTGTCGCTTTGTTTACTGCCAAAAAGGCCCATGGTTCATACCTCGCAAATATAGACGGGTGCGGGGCTCGCTCCCTGGAAGCAGCCTTATCGGAGCAGGCAGGAAAACCCTATACCCCCGGCTTCAAGGAAATGCCACATTTTTTTCCGGGCCTCGGGGGCCGTCCTTCCGGGAATGATTTTTTGCAAATTGTCGTTGATTTGTTTTGCGCATGCAATACAGTTGTGCGTGAAACTGAAGAACCGGCCCGCGCAGCATCGGCGGCGCGGTGTCCCGAGTATAACCCAGAGCAAGGCAGGTAGGACATGAGCCAGCGGCTTTACAAAACCATTTACGAAATCGCCAGAACGGTGAACTCCAGTCTCGACCCCTCCGAAGTGATGGCGGCCATTGCCAAGGAGGTCTCGGACGCCATGGAGGCCAAGGGGTGCTTTATTCGAGTGCTGGATACCCGCGAGACCATGCTCAAGCCGGGCGGATTTTACGGCCTCAGCGAGCGGTACGCCCAGAAAGGCCCCGTTGAGGTGGGCAAGAGCCGCCTCGACCAGGAGGTGCTGGAGGGCAGGACCGTGACCATCGCCGACGTCCGCGACGACGACCGCTTCCAGTACCCCAAGGAGGCCTCGGAGGAGGGCATCGTCTCTCTCGTGGTGGTCCCGCTCAATGCCCGCGACCGGGTCATCGGCGTGTTGCGCGTCTACTCCGGCGAGGCCCGCGTCTTCAGCGAGGAGGAGATGGACTTCTTGCAGTGCATCGCCAATCTCTCCGGCCTCGCCCTGGAAAACGCCCGCATGTACAAGGCGCTCAAGCGCGCCAGCGAATTGGCCGACGAATTCAACTACCGCGTATTTGAAGACTAACCCCCGGAGCCGGGGCGGGCGCCCCGGCACGGCCCAAGGAGAATATCATGGCCAAGATCAAAGTAGGCATCAACGGCTTCGGCCGCATCGGACGCCAGGTGCTCAAGACCATATGGGAACACCACCGCGACACCCTGGAAGTGGTCGGGGTTAACGACCTCTTCGATATCAACACCAACGCGCACCTGCTGCGTCACGACACCTGCTACCGCAGCCTGCCCGTGCCCATTACCGTGGAAGGGGACACCTTCCATGTGGGCGACGACTTCACCGTGCGCAACTTTGCCGAGCGCGACCCGAAGCTCATCCCGTGGGGCGAACTCGGCGTGGATGTGGTGGTGGAGTCCACCGGCATCTTCCGCACCGGTCCCACTGCGGCCCATCACCTGGAGGCGGGCGCCAAGAAGGTCGTCATCTCCGCCCCGGCCAAGGAGGAGGACATCACCCTGGTCATGGGCGTGAACAATCACCTCTACGACCCGGCAAAACATCACGTCGTCTCCAACGCGTCCTGCACCACCAACTGCCTGGCCCCGGTGGTAAAGGTGGTGCATGAGGCCTTCGGCATCACCAAGGGCGTGATGACCACGGTCCACGCCTACACCAACGACCAGCGCATCCTGGACCTGCCGCACAAGGACCTGCGGCGTGCCAGGGCGGCGGCGTGCAACATGATCCCCACCACCACGGGGGCGGCCAAGGCCGTGGCCCTGGTCATCCCCGAGATGCAGGGCCGTTTCGAAGGATACTCCGTGCGCGTGCCCACTCCCACCGTCTCCCTGGTGGACTTCGTGGCCGTGCTGGAGAAGGACACCACCACAGAGGAACTCAAGTCCGTGCTGCGCGACGCGGCTCACGGCCCCCTCAAGGGCATTCTCGACTACAGCGAGGAACCGCTGGTCTCCTCGGACTACATCGGCAACTCCCATTCAAGCATTGTCGAGGCCGACTTCACCGTGGTCCAGAGCGGCAACCTGGCAAAGATTTATGCCTGGTACGACAACGAGTGGGGCTACTCCTGCCGCGTGGCCGACCTCATCGCCTACATGGCGGAAAAAGGCTTGTAATACATGTCGGTAAGCGCCCTTCCGGTCCAATGGGCCGGAAGGGCGATCTTGTCTTCGGCCGCTGCGAACCTCGTCTCCGTTTCGCCCGGTTTACCTGCAGGATCGCAAGCATGCGGGTTTTTCTAATTGTACGCCCCCGTCCATTTAGTGTACTTAATAAAAAAAAGGGTGCCTTAACCTTGCGGGATAACGGCAGGGGAGCGGTTTCACTATCGTGGGAGACGACGAAGACGTATGACCGACAGCAGTACGCAGAACATCAAGTCCTACTACAAGGGACAATCCATCTACAAGGAAGGGCAGAAGGGCTCAGTCGCCTACATGATCAAGAAGGGGTCGGTGAATCTCTACCGTACCGTTGACGGGCGCAAGATCGTCACCGAGCGGCTGGGCAAGGGCGAGATTTTCGGCGAGATGGGGCCCCTGGGCGGCAGCGAGCGGTCCAGCAGCGCCGAGGCCGCCGAGTTCTGCGAGCTGATGGTCC encodes the following:
- a CDS encoding 3D domain-containing protein, with protein sequence MSDTDSDPHWRRMKRWFLLFYLLVAVLTGLGIAWHVPNPVLWNSLEVTVTAYNSTPGQTSGNPFVAAWGDRLKPGMECVAVSRDLIPLGLGHRAEVYVDGIGGPYPVLDKMNRRFKKRIDLYFGVNVKKARKFGERSTTIYWR
- a CDS encoding bactofilin family protein — its product is MGLFGSKQSDNTELNAFLGVGTEYKGKLDFVGTVRIDGQFEGEISTDGDLILGRKASIIGKIRVGRLTSCGRIEGEVTVKERAVLEKTSVLNGSLSTPALVVEQGAVMEGNIVMTKEGVAAGAKVVAADFGAKATRDDAPETPIAKTGSGDSIL
- a CDS encoding GAF domain-containing protein, producing MSQRLYKTIYEIARTVNSSLDPSEVMAAIAKEVSDAMEAKGCFIRVLDTRETMLKPGGFYGLSERYAQKGPVEVGKSRLDQEVLEGRTVTIADVRDDDRFQYPKEASEEGIVSLVVVPLNARDRVIGVLRVYSGEARVFSEEEMDFLQCIANLSGLALENARMYKALKRASELADEFNYRVFED
- the gap gene encoding type I glyceraldehyde-3-phosphate dehydrogenase; amino-acid sequence: MAKIKVGINGFGRIGRQVLKTIWEHHRDTLEVVGVNDLFDINTNAHLLRHDTCYRSLPVPITVEGDTFHVGDDFTVRNFAERDPKLIPWGELGVDVVVESTGIFRTGPTAAHHLEAGAKKVVISAPAKEEDITLVMGVNNHLYDPAKHHVVSNASCTTNCLAPVVKVVHEAFGITKGVMTTVHAYTNDQRILDLPHKDLRRARAAACNMIPTTTGAAKAVALVIPEMQGRFEGYSVRVPTPTVSLVDFVAVLEKDTTTEELKSVLRDAAHGPLKGILDYSEEPLVSSDYIGNSHSSIVEADFTVVQSGNLAKIYAWYDNEWGYSCRVADLIAYMAEKGL